The Rhodamnia argentea isolate NSW1041297 chromosome 10, ASM2092103v1, whole genome shotgun sequence sequence CTCCATCTTGGCGTCCACGCCTGATCGATCATTCAAGTCACTGCTCAGAACCGTGAAGAGTACAACCAAAAACATCGTTGAAGATCAATCATGGTGGATAAGCACGATGCTGGCAAATTTCAAGGCCCCGACAACAAGATGGACACAGATATTAGGAGCATCCTGCCAGGAAGCAATTGCTACTGCCAGAGCTGCCCATTGCAGCAGGCACATCGCGAACCAGAAACTTGACACTTCGTGTACCGACATATTCCATAATCTCAAGGCATTCCTGCAAATCCGAATCGCTAACCAGCATCACCCATTCGTCCTCATCGTCCAAGTACTTGAGCTGGAATGTCCCACTTTGCAACTTGAATCTCTTGGACACTTCTTCGTAAAGTTGGAAACACCCAGTGGAAGGCTCAAACTTGAAACGTATCGTGTCGTCTTTGTAGGTCGCTTTCACGGTAACTTTAGACCCACTTTCATGTGAGCTCGTTCTTTCTTTAGGATGCTTTCCTTCCTCAAAGCTCTGGGAGCTCGAGGAACTGCAGTGCATGATTGAACCGGAGCCGTACGAAGAATCTGTCAAGCTGGAAGAAGCAGGTCTGTTATGCTCAACAATACCATCATCAATTGCAGTTGATTTAGAATCGTCCCTATATTCAATCTGACTAATGCTTGATTTCTTCGCTTGCCCATGACAAATGTTGAGCAAATGTAAGCTCGAAGTTGAGGGCCCCGAGTGCTCTGCACCAACACAATACTCATCTTCCAATTTAATGGCAGAATTATTACCGCAAACAAAGGGTAttgatttttcctcttcttggaTAGATGCTTCTTGATTTTGCACTGCTGGTTTTTTATCAGGAAAGGAGTTATTCCGAGCATCAAACTCTTCGATCATTGAACCCGACGCCACAAATCCTCCAGTGTTTGGATCAAACTTCAACCTTCCCTCGACTCCCTGAACAGAATCGAGCACAGTTTGTATTTTCTTCAACGATCTGTTCACCTTGTTTATCTTGCGAGATGGCCATCTTGAAATTCCATGTTGTCTGCATATCCTTTTCAGTGTTGTGGGGCAAACTGCATTGCAGAAAATAGAATGGTTGACATTATTATTCAACTACCAAAACAATTCTTACAAGATGAATATTTTATCCATGCACAAAAGCTTTATTACtgtatcttcatttcttttaatgGCTGAAAATGCTGTTTTAACACTTGTCCATAGATTTGTTATTTATTCCTCATCTAAGGGTGGGTGTGTTTGAGTGAAATCATTTCCCGTGAATTAGTTTTCTGAACTTTCAAGCGTTTGGTTTGCTGAAAACGATGAGTTAACAGAAAACCATTTCCGgtaaaagaaaatatgcatggTTAATGTTAGAAAAATGAAGTCCCTAACCTGAAAAGGGGAAAAccttttcctggaaaatgatttcccggAAAGAGTTTTCCTTTGTCATGAAGTTTCTTCTaaaacaaacgcatcctaaTTGTTCAAAGACCCAACTAGCCCAGATCTCTTCTTTGTCCCTTTCACTCTCATACCTGTTATCAACATTTCTTCCTGTTCTTTGTTCTTTCAACGTCTTATTTTCCATTATATAGCTCTTTCTACCATAAACTGGAACATCAAAGAGAGATTCATAGGTCGAGGTTCCTTAAGAACTCTGATAGATCTAAGCGAGAGGAACTATGCTGATTAAGTGTGATTCAAACAAGAGGAGATTTGACGTGGAAAATGCAAATCAGCCATTGAGATATGGTAATTTAAGAGCCTTGTAACAGAATCTCACCACCAATGCTTTTCGCAGCATCCTTCAGACTCCCCGAGAAATACTGCTGGAGAACACTCAGACTCACTGTTTTCTCGGCTgtactttgctttttctcatGCTGTCTTCTTGATACGCTCGTCACCTGTGAGACAATTGAAGAACTGTCAGAAGCAATGTAAGAGAACCAGTAGTTTTGTACACCACAAGATGAAGCCTAAGCCATATCATCCAATTGAATATTCAGCGCTCCGCATGATCACAACGTTATCTCCAGGTGGTTCTTTTGAAATAGGGCCATGTTAATAGGTAGCCTCAGGGCACAGATTAAGTACCACTTAATTTTGGACCGGTTCACTTTTCTAAACAGCAGTTGCACGAGCATTTCCTTCATTGCAAACTGCACAATTTCCTTAATTAGTTGACGCCCCTACTGCATTTCTTATCAAAATCCTTTCTAAGATACATTCATTGGCTGACAGAGTTGGGTCAACACTTGAAAGAGGATATTCATTGGCTGTGAGAGAAAGGGAGActgagagaggagagaatggGAGTGTGGCACACAAGGAAGAAGCTAGGGAATGCAAGATGAGAATGGTCATGATTCCCATTTAACGAGATGATATGTCATAAATGTCATGACTTCATCATGATTCTCTGCAATACCAAGAGGTACAACTATTACCGTGCAGACATTTATCTGACTATCAAATATTTGGACACGGCTTTtgcagaaaagtcaaaagaaaggCAGGAAAATGTATCTGTACCCCTGAGCCCCTGACTGCGGTCGCATTGCAAAAGGCAGCCTCATTCCCCTACACGATGCCATTCTCTAATCTACTCTAGTGTAAATCATACCAAAAAAATAGACCAAAGAACAGAACACCTCCAGCTCTTTCAAGAAGATTCAAATTTATGCCATATGCATAAATAAATTGTAAATCTGAAATGGAGTTCCAGGTGGTATAGTGTATATCTCTGCCACCCTTGTGACCCTTGGAACCTCCGGAATCTGGAATCTGAATCTGTTAGTTCCCGCAAGTTCCCAACTTTTTAGGAATTGTGGGTTAACCAATATCGACATTGTTAAAGTATATCACATTGCTTGTCTATGAGGCTATTCTTCTCacctaatagcttaagttttttgGTTTGTACATTCTAACGAACATATTCGACCCAAATTCCACATATCATTTCTTCAGTGGAAATAAGAAACAGGACATATtcaattgttttgttttttggcctACAATGACAGCCTTAGCCTAACAGattttaaagggaaaaagaacTCGTCTGATTGCTAAAATCCCTCATCAACTCTTTTAGACTCTGTAAACCGTTAGCTCGAGCAACAGGTACTTCTGCTGAATACATTTGTATCAGAAATTTGGTGTACTTCCAATTGTCTAGCAGCCCaacaaacatgaaaatatttatcaatgATAAATATAATACAACAGCATGAACAGTAATGaggaaaacttttctttttctcaaacaTTCTAACCCCAATTCTATCAGAGGGATGttgaatgaaaatgacattgaagCATAACCGCCAACTGAAGTGTTAAAACGAAGAATCCTAGGCAGATTGAGGGTGTTGGCAAGTGAAAGAAGTCCAAAAACAACAAACAAAGGCGATAGAGAAAAGTCTGTGCAAAAAATGTTCCCAGCAGATAAAGATGAGTCAAGAAAACGACCTGCTCTCGAGGAAGATCTGAGACGGTTCTTCTTGAAGTAGGTACATTTGAAGGTCTACTATCTGTGGAAGACGTGCCATTATTGGATAAAACTGTCTGATGGCTCCCTCTATAAGCGGGAATTGGTGACATGTTTGGGAGTGATACTTCCTGTAACTCAGCTTTAGAGTCTTCTGTACCGAATAATTCTGCATCTGATACAGTCCTCAAAGTTTTACAAATCCTCTGCATGGTACGTGAGAGGTTGTCCAACAATAGTTGTTGCTCTGCACTTCCTTTTATGTTGACGGGTagaaaaaactccaaaatgTAATCGTCATCACCTGTAAAGGTGCTTCTCAGCCTAATTGCAACAGCAGCATTCAAGCCAAACCTGCGCGCATGATGGACGAGAGGATACGCATTGATGTCATAGGCCTTAACATCAGGGtagaaaaatggatgatttgatTGAAGTGCTTTTCCAGCTAGTCCTTGCCCTTCCGCAAGATAGTGCTCCGCACATGCATGAACAAATCCTTGCATCTCCTTATCATTCACATAACAAGCAGTATCCTCAATGCATAAGATGCATTTCTCATTAGCATTTCTGCTACTATCCCTGACACGAATTCTTACTATTTCATCAGCAGCTCCCTCAGAAAAACAGCACGGGATCCATGTCAAAGCCAATGGAAACCTATGCGCATGACATACAGCACGCAAGATATCTGATATTTCAGCCAAGGCAGTTCTCTGATTCCTGGATAGGCACTGCAAAACGATAGTTCAATAAGGACGTGGAGCACTGCATAGCCCCATGGAAAAGAGAAGAcacattttattctttttctatgtTTTACCTGCGGAAGAAGCCGCGGCGGCGTAGTTCTCAAATTTACAGCCTGCAATGGTTCTTAACCGTCAATTTCCACACTCACTAATGAGCcaaaaactgaaaaaggaaattcgaAGTTGATGATTCGAAATATCTGTAGAAGGTGAACGAATAAAGCTGCAGTAACTTCACCTAATTCCATTGAAGCACTAATAAAAACATCCAGCCACAACATAAGAAATCCtgatttaaaaaaggaaaatctgatGCTTAACCTTAGCATTTGATGGGTAACCCTAAACAATTTCCACAATATTAAGTTCAAGTCATTTGATTCactttttttctccctttttgtaCTGTTAGATAAGCATTTATACTTGAAGCGAATGTAAAAAAAAACGTGTTTCTTTGCCATGCATCAACTAGACAATATCGAAATTCCACCGCATACAAGACAGCACAAAGTAATTACAgccaaagaagcaaacaagACAGCCCGAAGCAAAAAATGCCCCCAAGAAAGTCTCATTAATTAGtgcaaagaaacaaaaagagactTCAAGAGAAGTCCATGCATGTAGCCTCGAAATGAGTGCTGCGAAATGTCAGAGTGTCACAGTTTTGCTGACAATTCTGGACAATATGCTTACAACCAAGGTACAATCCACTACTCCCGCCAAGCCTTCTCATCCTCATGCAGAAAGAACTGCATGCTAAGTCTCTGGAAAAACAGCTAATATACTTCGACTTTACAAATGTAATTAAACAGGCCAGCATGCGGATTCCATAATCTTCAGAAACCAGATACAAACACTATGTTTGATCAACTGCTCTCAAAAAGCATCGTCCTGATGTATAGTATGCGAAATAACAGTCATTGATCAGACAAAGAAAATCGCTATCATTTATATGAATTTCTCTAAAAAGTGGAGTGCTTCTATTAATTCTCAAACCAAAAGGTAGAAAAGTAACAAACAAAACTCTGTATGCCATGCAGTTTTAGTATAGTGGTTTACAGCAAAGGCACTATGCAATTAAATTGTGTCTCGCTAGACTGGATTCCCTACTTTTACAAGAGAGGCAAAGAAGAGAACAATCATCTTCATTCTAGAGgaacaaacaaaggaaaattaacCTGGAGGGCAAGGCACACTTTCTCCATTTCCAAGTCAAAGTTGGCTTTTTCTTTCATAGTGACGAGTTCCAGCACCGCACAGCAGGACTTGTCAGTACAGTCAAAAACTGGTAAGGCAATAGAACCACGGATATTGTGGTGAACTGCATGTTTCACCCGTAAATATTCACTATTATTGTAATACATTACATTTGAAGTCCACTCTGGAACTTTCGACGTGAAAACACGACCAGGAAGGCCCAGAAAAGTTCCTGGTTTCCCCTCGGCTGAGAAGGTAAATGTTCTGGATACTTCTCGATATCCTTCTAGCATTTTGTCAAGTAAATAAGGTTGCTCGCAGGTGCTTAAGACatattgatccccaagctttaTAGGGACCCAAACCTGAGCCAGAATTCCCCCTCCAGAATACTCCTTGAACAAGGAGAGTGCCCTCAGCATCTTCTCATCTAATGAACGTGCTAGAGGCCTGGATATAGCATTATTAGCCACACCAGAAATACCAAGTCGTCCAAGGGCACCTTCACCTTGTTTAGCCCCTGAATCACTTTGGTCATTGGAATCCAACTGATAATCAAGCTGGCTATCTGCCTGCTGAAATGCCAACCTGTCTACACACGTAGAAGAACTTCCTACAGCATTCGAAACCCCGCCATGGTCGGGATAGTAAAAAGAACTTTGTTCCACAAAATTCATCATATCTAATGATCCATACGGTGCTGATGGACTTATCGGCAACCCATAGGATGCAAGTATCTGCTCTGTTGTAGATGGACTGTTGCATAATCCAGCATAACCTTCGAAATTCATCAGGTCGGAAAAGTTCCCAAAAGGATCCTCCAAGATTGAATTTCTTGCACCATTATCCAAAGAAGCAGAGCTGTCCGCCTGCAGTCCTGGGGGAATCCAGTAACCCATCCCCTTCTCTTTGGAAGAAAAGGGATACTCCatttgaagggaaaaagaaaaaccttgcCCACCAagtaagggaaaaaaagatgCTAGAGTCCTATTAGATTGTGTTCACTTGAGCAAGTCATGCCGTTCGCAATAGGTTGTAACTTAGATCACACGAGAATTGCAGCAAGTTTCAAAACCAACTCTTGAAATTGTTCACCTTCTGGAATGGACAGTAAGACCAACTCTTCCTCAATCAAATAGCAAACACCCTGCACTACAAACACACAACAACAGTTTTCTTTCGCTTCAATCATAACATCATCAAATCTCTAACAAGAACAAAAGTCAACTGCCTATCACTCCACCAATCAAAGATACGGCGGACATTTTGCAATCATTTCCACAAACGAAAGGCAATGAACACGAGCACTGGCCTCTTCGAGGTAAAACAAAACCCATCTCAAAAGTCATCCTCCTATgcacaaaaacaaaacacacCCCTTCGATTCacaccccccccacccccaaaaaaaaaaaaaatgaatgacaaaTCAGAGCATAAAATGTTCGGTCCAATCAACTTTCATACCTTCAATCGAGAAACTTCGTGCAAGAAATCCCAGAGATACAGTCAAAATTCCGTGTCAATTTGACGTCAGGCGAACCGAAATCTGTAATCTTGGCCAGAGATACCGATCAAGAACGGGCGAAAGCCCTAACCCTTTTCGTTGCAGCAAATTTTGGGCACAATCCAAAACACCGACCTAAGTATCTCTGGATAACTTCCGCACCAGTCGTAGTGAATCCTCCAAACTCCGACACTTGTACTAGGCACTGCAGGCCAGAAAAAGGTTCCGACAGAGCAAGCGCGAAATctatagagagagggagacagagagagacagagacagagagattgCTAAATTAGGAAAACCCTAGGAAGGGGGTCGCGAAACTACTCgagtggaggagagagagagagggggaaggaGGAGGGAATTGGGCCATTGGCTGCCAAAAATGGAAAGGTCGTCGTCTGGGAGCAGTCAACGATGGGCtctgtctttctctcttctctgctCTGAGTAAGCAGGCCATTCTTTGAAACGGAAAAGCTGCATGACGGTATCGAAATTGAAAGTTGGTAAAGCTGTTTACTTTCGGATCTGACACAGATGGAAATGCGTTCTCATTAGGACAGCTCGGCTCTCCCTTTGGATGGTTCGTGGTTTGCGAGCGCCGCCATGTCTGCGGGCGCCGCCATATCTGCTGCTAACGTGACGGGCATATTTATGCATTCTGAGCCGACTAGAAATTAACAGACGTGTATGTTCATCTAGTTCAATGTTCAATTTAGTGAGTTCcggaacaacaacaacaacgtcTACGTGCTAGCTCTACCTAGTAAGATGTGGGATTCGACGATGCGAGACACAAGAAGCTGACGATTGGGAGGAATTGCAGGGTTAAAATGCTGGAAACTAGTCCCCACCAAGATGATTCCCTAGATGTAGAACCCTGCCCCCGGAGAATAACCCGGAAGAAACTGAGGCGACGACTAGGTTAAGAACAACAATCGATGCCTAGACGACATTTTGGCTCAAAACAGATGTCAATAGTGTCAATTCATGCTCTTTTCGAGGATAACAAAAAGCAGAAACTGCAAGTCATTGTACTAAGAGAAAAAAGGCGAAGTTGGTGCATCAACTGTCAACAGGCATCTCTGATATCAGGCGATATTGATGAGGGTGTTAGTGCTTAAAGTGTAAGATAACATCTAGTCGAGTCCTACATCGGGTGGGAGAGACCTTCATATGCTATTCATAAGGAAACACTCACACTCTCAAATTATCACCATCCAAATGATTCATACTTAAAAACTCTTTTTAGAGTTTTAAGTCACATGGAGTTTGTCCGCAGGTAATTCTACCTTTGACGTCTTTTTTTCAAACATAAGGCTTACCCCTTTTAAGTACTTCTCAATCTTAAACGCATGAAACTTTCACTATGTCCATAATACCATTTAGGGAGGATCTCTCCTTCTTAAATCATtatttattctcttatttttcggcttaaaaaaaagtttccacTCACCTATTTCTACTGTAATGTCATGAGAATGCACATAGGCTCGTGGATTTctatataattatttgacaatttttcttaaaatttggatAATGTATTGGATATTGACGGGATAGTGAAAAGCAACTTTTGACATTTTAGGAATCCAAACGAATAAGTTCTTAATGAACACATCATGTTCGAATTATATCACATGTCTCACTTCGACGCGACATGATTGTAACATGATCATACAAATTGACAGCCCTATGACCCTTTTTGATTAACACATGCCTTTGTAAGTTAAACGTAGGAGGGTGCATAAAAACTCATTTCACAGAGGCATAGTCGGGGCTTTAAAAGTAGATTCAATGACTCATGTGCCATAAATATAGTAATATAATTCTTTAGGAGTAAGATTCACTTGCTCATATGATGTGAACTGACGCTCTTATTTACCAAAATTTACATCTATATGTAAATTTAATGAGGGTTTACATAGATCCCAATCTACGAAAAGGTATATTTGTCAACGCAAAAAGTTGTTCTCAATACAATATGCCGGTTGGCTTTTTAATAGGGAATTGATCTCGTATCATCATTCGATCATAATAGAAGAATCACATTAAATCGTGTGAAATCACGTCGGATTGTATTCAATCACTTCCTAACATTAAACATGTTAAGGGTCTTCAGAGAATAATAGAACCTTGTGGATTCGACAACCAGTCTAGATTCTTGTAATGAACATATCAATAACTCTAAAGTTAGATGCAACTCGCAAAAAGGTTTCTTATAAAACTCTGTATATTGCATGTCAATTATACCATCAAAACAACATAGTCTTGTTGTCCCCCTTTAACCCGACTTTGCTTGCCTTGATATGGACCAATGAATACCATTATACAAGCATAAAGAAAGAGAGCCATCTAGCCCATgtttattgttaaatatgtcataTCCGTCCTCATATTTTCACTATTTTTCTGATCACGTGCCCTATACTTctcatttctcaaataaggtcATCTTACTTGCACATAAATTGTCTAATCAAGTCTCTCCGATATTAAATCCACCCTAATCATATCTGTCTATACATTGTACTTTTCCTAAAGTTTGTATTGACATAGCGAAGAATTGATCATCAAGCTTTCGAGTAGCTCTTTCAACTGCCGCCTAATCTCCCAACATGCTCAAGAACCGAGAGTCGTCTAGGGGCTAGACGGCCAGAGAGAGTTTGCTTATAAAAGAAGATAGGCTGGTCAAACAAAAACAACACGCAACGGGCTCTCTGCTCTTAGTCACTAAGTAGTGCTATTCTGACCTCCTAAGGGCTCCACCTAGAACCATACTTCCTATAGCTAACTTGTATCCACTCCAATGGGAACGTGCAGCGCAAACAACCGTGAATTGCTATTTCGAATCCCTCGCTGGCCATTGAGGATTGAGTGGTAAGGCCACGATCTGTAGGGGAATGGATCACTCACTTTTTCATTAGAACAAGTGCACGAATGAAAACTCCAAAAATCACACATTCACCGCTTattagaggtgatcggttccaGAGTGGATGGTTCCCACCCTAGACCGAGAATCCCGCTAAGGACCGGTTtcgcaaaataaaaattatgaacCACTTACTCGTTCTATGGACCCATTCAAGAACCGAACCATCGGTCTGGTCTATTTTCTGGGTGGGTCCGTGGAACCAATCCTACCATGTACCGAGCACCAACAtcacttgctatttttttttttgacaaattcatagaaaaaatcACCTTTATTTTGAAGTGAGAAGTAAAATTGCTGAGACACAACCTATTTTTTAAGTAACTATTAATGAGACCCAAACATTTTTCTCCACATTGAAAAACATTGGCTATTAATGCAATTTATTGGACAAACCAAGGTAAGTGCAAGATTGCATCTAATCCCTACAATTGGACTAAACAAGTCTTTTTCCTCATGACATACGCTGAGCCTGTCCCATAAAGTGATCACCTccaaaatagagaaatagataaaattggaaaaaaaaaacacacacacacagacacaCATATTATATACATAGGTTCAGTCCGATTAGTCCGGGTGCGTCGTTCCCACCTAGAACCAGAATTGGACCAGTATCCGTTGGTTCCAACAAATTGGAATTAGGAACCGAACCGGTACCCAATAGAAACCACTTAAAATGAGCCGGTTGAGAGTGGTCCAGTCCGATTAAGGTGGATCCCGGTGTTATTGCTCACCTCTATCGCCTACCTACCGATCATGTGGCACCAACGATATCTAGCTATGGTAAGGAAATTCGTACTGCTGCTTGCCCACTTTGCATTACAGTATCATCAATAGATAGGATAGTACTTTCAAGCACAAACATCAAATGTGGCAAGTAGGAGTACGGCAGTGAAAGAGCAAGACTTCCTTCGGGCACTGAAGGCAGGCCTTTGTCATGGTGAGTTATCCATTTGATCCCAATTTGATTATGTACATAGAAACGAAATATCAGTTTACTCAATCATTGAAATCAGAATTAGATTTGAGTAACATTATTTACCCCCGAATTGCTATATTCTTTAGGTCATGCATATTTGGAGAAAAGTATTTGACGCACGATACAAAAATGCAGTGTAAGGTGCAATTGGGAAAGTACAAGGGCAGAAGAGTTTAGGATGCAACTGACATAATataatgggaaaatttcaaataaaggcatgaaagtgcccttattttttcaaataatggcctaaagtGAGCTTTGTTTCAAGTAAGTACATGAAATGTCCttgttatttcaaaaaatgatttgacttagggcattttcgtcaattacttttttgccttttcttttcatttttgctattctctttttttttactttgccAGGACCGGCAAGGGCTCATCGACTGCTAGCGACCTCGTCCgggccctcacctagatctggTGACCTCGCCCAAGCTTTTGGCAACGGCTGACCTCTCTTGTGGCCAGTGAGGGTTTGCCTTGCCTGGGTGTGGCCGGCCTTCGCCTAGGTGAGGCTCGCGACGATTATGAGGCCAACTACCagtaaaaaggaaggaaaaaagaaataaaaaattaaaaaattaaaaagtgaaagtgacgaaaatacctttattcatgcctttttttgaaataatgagggcgCTTG is a genomic window containing:
- the LOC115739170 gene encoding protein NLP8, producing the protein MEYPFSSKEKGMGYWIPPGLQADSSASLDNGARNSILEDPFGNFSDLMNFEGYAGLCNSPSTTEQILASYGLPISPSAPYGSLDMMNFVEQSSFYYPDHGGVSNAVGSSSTCVDRLAFQQADSQLDYQLDSNDQSDSGAKQGEGALGRLGISGVANNAISRPLARSLDEKMLRALSLFKEYSGGGILAQVWVPIKLGDQYVLSTCEQPYLLDKMLEGYREVSRTFTFSAEGKPGTFLGLPGRVFTSKVPEWTSNVMYYNNSEYLRVKHAVHHNIRGSIALPVFDCTDKSCCAVLELVTMKEKANFDLEMEKVCLALQAVNLRTTPPRLLPQCLSRNQRTALAEISDILRAVCHAHRFPLALTWIPCCFSEGAADEIVRIRVRDSSRNANEKCILCIEDTACYVNDKEMQGFVHACAEHYLAEGQGLAGKALQSNHPFFYPDVKAYDINAYPLVHHARRFGLNAAVAIRLRSTFTGDDDYILEFFLPVNIKGSAEQQLLLDNLSRTMQRICKTLRTVSDAELFGTEDSKAELQEVSLPNMSPIPAYRGSHQTVLSNNGTSSTDSRPSNVPTSRRTVSDLPREQVTSVSRRQHEKKQSTAEKTVSLSVLQQYFSGSLKDAAKSIGVCPTTLKRICRQHGISRWPSRKINKVNRSLKKIQTVLDSVQGVEGRLKFDPNTGGFVASGSMIEEFDARNNSFPDKKPAVQNQEASIQEEEKSIPFVCGNNSAIKLEDEYCVGAEHSGPSTSSLHLLNICHGQAKKSSISQIEYRDDSKSTAIDDGIVEHNRPASSSLTDSSYGSGSIMHCSSSSSQSFEEGKHPKERTSSHESGSKVTVKATYKDDTIRFKFEPSTGCFQLYEEVSKRFKLQSGTFQLKYLDDEDEWVMLVSDSDLQECLEIMEYVGTRSVKFLVRDVPAAMGSSGSSNCFLAGCS